Proteins encoded by one window of Aphis gossypii isolate Hap1 chromosome X, ASM2018417v2, whole genome shotgun sequence:
- the LOC114119430 gene encoding putative nuclease HARBI1 translates to MLANEKETYRQTGERFGISESTAFRVFKSTISSISNLEEKYIVWPTELAAQRNINGFYNLRKVPFPGAFCVVDCSHIRINGSLSDNSYLNRNHYHSVIIQGICDFEGKFINVFVGYPGSSHDAAVWVNSPVHKQLMQNHYEVIPPNCFILGDSAYPLSEFLMKPYRDNGHLELHQKKFNTILSSSRVVIEQAFGSLKGRFRRLKGIETLCVEAVSKTVIAACIIHNMCSDSDQDFEVDDLADDSFFNFEAEEHSNSRTTRASDALAIRDSIAKNL, encoded by the exons ATGTTGGCTAATGAAAAGGAAACCTATAG acAAACTGGAGAGCGGTTTGGAATTAGTGAAAGTACTGCTTTTAGAGTCTTTAAAAGTACCATTTCATCGATTTCTAACTTGGAAGAGAAATACATTGTATGGCCCACag AATTGGCAGCCCAAAGAAACATTAATGGATTTTATAATCTTAGAAAAGTGCCATTTCCCGGAGCGTTTTGTGTAGTCGATTGTTCACATATACGCATAAATGGTTCACTAAGTGATAATAGTTACCTTAATCGAAACCACTATCACAGTGTCATTATTCAAGGAATATGTGACTTTGAGG gaaaattcattaatgtatTTGTGGGATATCCTGGATCATCGCATGATGCTGCAGTTTGGGTCAACAGCCCCGTACATAAACAATTGATGCAAAATCATTATGAAGTTATTCCACCAAATTGTTTCATCTTAGGGGATTCAGCATATCCATTATCAGAGTTCCTAATGAAACCTTATCGTGACAATGGGCATTTAGAATtacaccaaaaaaaatttaatacaatattaagttCAAGCAGAGTTGTTATAGAACAGGCATTTGGTAGTCTAAAAGGTAGATTTCGAAGATTAAAAGGTATTGAAACATTATGTGTTGAAGCCGTTTCCAAAACCGTAATTGCAGcttgtataatacacaatatgtgTTCAGATTCAGATCAAG ACTTTGAGGTGGATGATCTTGCTGACgattcattttttaactttgaagCTGAAGAACACTCTAATTCACGGACAACTAGAGCATCTGATGCACTAGCTATAAGAGATTCTATTGCTAAAAACTTATAA
- the LOC126552192 gene encoding uncharacterized protein LOC126552192, which translates to MELIASSIAIASKLLVLDRDEVTQKSDLDDICFYNWFQQTKRNRAVSNFESRSKIKSYIGSVVLKNTPSEFIYHFRVSHEIFEILLMSLPPRSKSIRGRPLLDNLFV; encoded by the exons ATGGAATTAATTGCGAGTTCTATAGCAATTGCTAGCAAATTACTGGTATTGGATCGTGATGAAGTTACTCAAAAAAGTGATCTTgatgatatttgtttttataattggttCCAACAAACTAAACGCAATAGAGCAGTTAGTAATTTTGAAAGTCGTTCCAAAATCAAATCCTACATTGGTtcagttgttttaaaaaatacgccATCagaatttatatatcatttcCGTGTGAgtcatgaaatatttgaa atactttTGATGTCATTACCACCTAGAAGTAAATCAATAAGAGGAAGACCATTATTGGATAatctttttgtttaa
- the LOC114123043 gene encoding bifunctional glutamate/proline--tRNA ligase — protein sequence MSNAPEKDQASLEQQLAAPDLQNTNAKKQGSTSVLKNKKTDTKKNEKPPKPQKSVEENSKQQGKFVELPGAEMGKVVVRFPPEASGYLHIGHAKAALLNQHYQLAFNGRLIMRFDDTNPAKEKEDFEKVILEDVDMLKIKPDIFTYTSDHFDKMLDICENGMLKEGLAYVDDTDGDKIRLEREQRIDSINRNNSIEKNLELWKQMVLGTEIGQKCCVRAKIDMQSANGCLRDPTIYRCKPEHHPRTGDKYKVYPTYDFACPIVDSLEGVTHCLRTTEYTDRDAQYYWFCDALKLGTRNHETRPYVWSYSRLNMTNTVLSKRKLTWFVEQGHVDGWDDPRMPTVRGVLRRGMQVEALKQFIVAQGSSRTVTAMQWDKIWSLNRGIIDLIAPRHTTLLLSNSNKENAVLSYPPVEVVVEDVKKAYKIDNVPRHPKNSQLGLKNCVWAAPKILIDYSDAELLEAGRHATFINWGNLLINRIERNQDNKIEKIYAVSDLGNTDFKSTIKVTWLPSTDNSESEEVLPILVPVVCVYFDNLISKAVLAKDDDFKDYLNTENSRWELQMLGDSELKDIKKGDVIQLQRRGYFICDSTNQPFSIHTGKETPLVLFNIPDGHTKTTPITTVPVAIAQSNAKDKKSKKKDNIAVTTSKTTDNTNTKKVTKLGLEVPKVSENLGEWYSQVLVKGEMIEYYDVSGCYVIRPWAYRIWELIQEWFDARIKRKPLNVRNCYFPMFVSQSALEREKEHIADFAPEVAWVTKSGETDLAEPIAIRPTSETGMYPAFAKWIQSYRDLPLKLNQWNSVVRWEFKHPQPFLRTREFLWQEGHNAYATREEAERDVLIILGYYEYVYKNILAVPVIKGKKTEKEKFAGGEFTTTCEAYVASSGRAIQGATSHYLGTNFAHMFDVHFEHPDTHEKTFVHQISFGMTTRTIGVMVMVHGDDRGLVLPPRIASIQVIIVPCGVGASTANEVKENLTKTCLDVCNRLKGNNLIDDDDNNDNSVAQHHKSSTIIRADTDLRDNYSPGWKFNHWELKGVPLRLEIGPKDLDRNQMVAVRRDSGEKLTISLEGCSKDNDGNDKMVVRITELLNQIQQDMYAKAEKELKENVVICRKWSECAAHLAAKRLLLIPFCGRPNCEDNIKRDTTLDDGTAEVGASTMGAKSLCVPFEQPKGDEQLKSNDQCIHPECGLTAGSFTLFGRSY from the exons ATGAGTAACGCTCCCGAAAAAGATCAGGCCAGTCTGGAGCAGCAG ttggCTGCTCCAGACTTGCAAAACACAAATGCAAAAAAACAAG gttcTACTTCTGTCCTTAAGAATAAGAAAAcagatactaaaaaaaatgaaaaaccacCAAAACCGCAAAAATCGGTTGAAGAAAATAGTAAGCAACAAGGAAAGTTTGTGGAATTACCAGGAGCTGAAATGGGAAAAGTGGTTGTTAGATTTCCTCCAGAAGCAAGTGG atATTTGCATATTGGACATGCAAAAGCTGCTCTCTTAAATCAACATTACCAATTGGCTTTTAATGGCCGTTTAATAATGCGTTTTGATGACACAAATCCAGCAAAGGAAAAAGAAGATTTTGagaag GTTATATTAGAAGATGTTGatatgttgaaaattaaacctgatatttttacatatacttctgatcattttgataaaatgttagaTATATGTGAGAATGGAATGTTAAAAGAAGGCTTAGCTTATGTGGATGACACTGATGGAGATAAAATTCGTTTGGAACGTGAACAACGGATAGATTCAATAAATCGAAACAACT CAATCGAGAAGAACCTAGAGTTGTGGAAACAAATGGTTTTAGGTACAGAAATTGGTCAAAAGTGTTGTGTTCGAGCCAAAATTGATATGCAATCGGCAAATGGATGTTTGCGTGACCCTACTATATATCGTTGTAAACCAGAACACCATCCTAGAACTGGTGATAAGTATAA agtTTATCCAACTTATGACTTCGCTTGTCCTATTGTGGATAGTTTAGAAGGCGTTACTCATTGTTTACGTACCACAGAGTATACTGATCGAGATGCacaatattattggttttgtGATGCATTAAAACTCGGAACTCGCAACCATGAAACCCGACCTTATGTGTGGTCATATTCAAGATTAAATATGACTAATACTGTTCTGTCGAAAAGAAAGTTAACTTGGTTTGTTGAACAAGGTCATGTAGATGGATG GGATGATCCACGCATGCCGACTGTTCGTGGTGTATTAAGGAGAGGTATGCAGGTCGAAGCATTGAAACAATTCATTGTGGCCCAAGGCTCTTCCAGAACTGTTACAGCTATGCAGTGGGATAAAATTTGGTCATTGAATCGCGGTATCATTGATTTAATAGCACCAAGGCATACTACTTTATTGTTATCCAAttcaaataaagaaaatgctGTATTATCTTATCCACCTGTTGAAGTTGTGGTAGAAGATGTTAAAAAAGCATATAAAATTGACAATGTCCCTAGACATCCTAAAAATTCCCAACTAggattaaaaaattgtgtctGGGCAGCACCTAAAATTCTTATAGATTATAGTGATGCAGAGTTATTAGAAGCTGGACGTCATGCGACATTTATAAACTGGGGCAATCTTTTAATAAATCGTATTGAAag GAatcaagataataaaatagagaAAATTTATGCAGTGTCTGACCTTGGGAACACTGATTTTAAATCTACCATTAAAGTTACTTGGTTACCTAGTACTGATAATTCAGAATCTGAAGAAGTCTTGCCTATTTTGGTACCAgttgtttgtgtttattttgataatttaatcagTAAAGCAGTATTAGCCAAAGATGATGATTTTaaggattatttaaatacagaaaATAGTCGTTGGGAATTGCAAATGTTAGGTGATTCGGAATTGAAAGATATAAAGAAAGGAGATGTGATTCAATTACAACGTAGAGGTTACTTTATATGTGATTCAACAAACCAGCCATTTAG CATTCACACTGGGAAAGAAACTCCATtagtattgtttaatatacctGATGGTCACACAAAAACAACTCCAATAACTACTGTTCCTGTAGCAATTGCCCAAAGTAATGCTaag gataaaaaatctaaaaaaaaagacaatatTGCCGTGACCACTTCTAAAACGACTGATAATACGAACACCAAAAAAGTTACCAAATTAGGGTTAGAAGTACCAAAAGTATCAGAAAATCTTGGAGAATGGTATTCTCAAGTCTTAGTTAAAGGCGAGATGATTGAGTATTATGACGTAAGTGGATGTTATGTGATTAGGCCTTGGGCCTATAGAATATGGGAATTAATACAAGAATGGTTTGATGCCCGGATTAAAAGAAAACCTCTTAATGTACGCAATTGCTACTTTCCAATGTTTGTATCACAAAGTGCATTAGAAAGAGAAAAAGAACATATTGCAGATTTTGCACCAGag GTTGCTTGGGTTACCAAATCTGGCGAAACAGATTTAGCTGAGCCTATTGCTATAAGACCAACTAGCGAAACAGGAATGTATCCGGCTTTTGCCAAATGGATTCAGTCTTATAGAGATTTGCCTTTGAAACTCAATCAATGGAACAGCGTTGTG agGTGGGAATTTAAACATCCACAACCATTCTTGAGAACTAGAGAGTTTTTGTGGCAAGAAGGTCATAATGCATATGCAACTAGAGAAGAAGCAGAACgtgatgtattaataatattag GTTATTATGAATATGTCTACAAGAATATTCTGGCAGTACCAGTtataaaaggtaaaaaaacagaaaaagaaAAGTTTGCTGGAGGAGAATTCACTACTACTTGTGAAGCATACGTAGCGTCTAGCGGTCGAGCAATTCAAGGCGCCACTTCCCATTACCTGGGTACCAATTTTGCTCATATGTTTGATGTTCATTTTGAACATCCAGATACACATGAAAAAACATTTGTTCATCAGATTTCATTTGGAATGACCACAAGAACAATTGGTGTTATGGTAATGGTTCATGGTGATGATCGTGGGCTTGTCTTACCTCCACGCATAGCGTCTATTCAG GTAATTATAGTACCATGTGGTGTAGGCGCTAGTACAGCAAACGAAGTCAAAGAGAATTTGACTAAAACCTGTTTAGATGTATGCAACCGCTTGAaaggaaataatttaatagatgatgatgataataatgacaatagtGTTGCCCAACATCATAAGTCTTCGACAATAATCAGAGCAGATACAGACTTACGAGATAATTATTCACCTGGATGGAAGTTCAACCATTGGGAGttaaag GGAGTTCCATTGAGGTTGGAAATTGGACCAAAAGACTTGGATCGAAACCAAATGGTAGCTGTACGGCGAGATAGTGGAGAGAAACTAACTATTTCCTTAGAAGGATGTTCAAAAGATAATGATGGAAATGATAAGATGGTTGTAAGAATAACTGAATTATTGAATCAAATACAGCAAGATATGTACGCTAAAGCAGAAAAGGAATTGAAAGAAAATGTTGTAATATGTCGTAAATGGTCTGAATGTGCTGCACATTTAGCAGCAAAACGTTTATTATTGATTCCGTTCTGTGGACGTCCTAACTGCGAGGATAACATCAAACGTGATACCACATT ggatGATGGTACCGCAGAAGTTGGAGCTTCAACAATGGGAGCAAAATCATTATGCGTACCATTTGAACAACCTAAGGGAGATGAACAATTAAAATCCAATGATCAATGTATACATCCAGAATGCGGACTAACAGCTGGGTCATTTACACTATTTGGACGcagttattaa